The Listeria sp. PSOL-1 genome includes a region encoding these proteins:
- a CDS encoding 1-acyl-sn-glycerol-3-phosphate acyltransferase, protein MFYKFAKTVVHVILAIIGGRFQVQNKNKIPKAPFVVVSPHTTWIEIIYLGFALYPTSIHYMAKQELFKGRFLNWLMTHLNAFPVNREKPGPSSLKAPIRLLKNGKVVGIFPSGTRNQSNIQLKRGAVTVAYKAGVPLLPAVYDGPKTIKELLKRKKIIIRFGDLIHLNESSREQKDILEEKSTELLATFDTLRQEIKTMKK, encoded by the coding sequence TTGTTTTACAAATTTGCCAAAACAGTCGTTCATGTTATTTTAGCCATTATTGGTGGACGATTTCAAGTACAAAATAAAAATAAAATCCCAAAAGCTCCTTTTGTTGTTGTTTCGCCACATACAACTTGGATTGAAATTATTTATCTAGGCTTTGCCCTTTATCCAACATCGATTCATTACATGGCGAAACAAGAATTATTTAAAGGACGTTTCTTAAACTGGTTAATGACTCATCTCAATGCCTTTCCAGTAAACCGTGAAAAACCTGGTCCAAGCTCACTTAAAGCGCCGATTAGACTTTTAAAAAACGGAAAAGTAGTAGGTATTTTCCCAAGTGGTACACGCAACCAAAGCAATATCCAATTAAAGCGTGGAGCCGTAACCGTTGCCTATAAAGCAGGTGTGCCCCTGCTACCCGCTGTTTATGACGGTCCAAAAACAATAAAAGAGTTACTCAAACGCAAAAAAATTATCATTCGTTTTGGTGACCTAATTCATTTAAATGAATCATCTCGCGAGCAAAAAGATATTTTAGAAGAAAAATCAACTGAATTATTAGCTACTTTTGACACACTGCGTCAAGAGATCAAAACCATGAAAAAATAA
- a CDS encoding CcdC family protein, which produces MSLLLSTAITLIFGSMIIVIRMKASKRPASVKGILIPPVMMSTGAFMFIVPYFRVTMIDIIEAVFMGLIFSLILIWTTKFEMKDKLIFIKRTKAFPILLMLLLFIRLLLKYWISGSVELGELSGMFWIMAFAMIVPWRIAMYFQYQAATRNLEEPSASAE; this is translated from the coding sequence ATGTCGCTTTTGTTATCTACTGCGATTACATTGATTTTTGGTTCGATGATTATTGTTATTCGGATGAAAGCTTCAAAACGGCCTGCGAGTGTCAAGGGGATTTTGATTCCACCTGTCATGATGTCAACAGGGGCTTTCATGTTTATTGTGCCATATTTTCGTGTAACAATGATTGATATTATTGAAGCCGTTTTTATGGGGCTCATTTTTTCGCTTATTTTAATTTGGACGACGAAATTTGAAATGAAAGATAAACTTATTTTTATTAAGCGGACAAAAGCTTTTCCAATTCTGCTAATGCTGCTTTTGTTTATTCGCTTGCTTTTAAAATACTGGATTAGTGGAAGTGTTGAGTTAGGTGAGCTCTCTGGTATGTTTTGGATTATGGCGTTTGCAATGATTGTTCCGTGGCGCATTGCGATGTATTTTCAGTACCAAGCTGCGACAAGGAATTTGGAAGAACCAAGCGCTTCGGCTGAATAA